One genomic segment of Helianthus annuus cultivar XRQ/B chromosome 14, HanXRQr2.0-SUNRISE, whole genome shotgun sequence includes these proteins:
- the LOC110903771 gene encoding probable cytosolic oligopeptidase A: protein MGRKITSVAPTLLIVVISMATIISLARSFRRPICSTSSLTSKHLNKSRICPLWSPSFFRCLPPPHRTTLLRHRHSPPLTAVNPLRASLSSATIPSTMSTVSDDNPLLKNFDFPPFDSIDASHVRPGMRALLKKLDSDLVELEKTVEPSWPKLVEPLEKMMDRLTVVWGAVNHLKAVKDTPELRSAIEEIQPEKVEFDLKLGQSKPLYNAFKAIRESKDWDGLSDAQKRIVESSIKEAVLGGVSLEDSKREEFNKIEQELTKLSRKFDENVLDATKKFEKLITDKKEIEGLPATALGLAAQTASSKGHENATAENGPWMITLDAPSFMSVMQHAKNRTLREEIYRAYVTRASSGELDNTPVIEQILKLRLEKAKLLGYNNYAEVSMATKMATVSKAEELLEKLRSASWNAAVQDMEDLRQFSKSQGAPEANELTHWDTTFWSERLRESKYEINEEELRPYFSLPKVMDGLFSLVKMLFGIDVEPADGLAPVWNADVRFYRIKDSSGKPISFFYFDPYSRPAEKRGGAWMDEVVARSRVLSDDKTSVRLPIAHMVCNQMPPVGDKPSLMTFREVETVFHEFGHALQHMLTKQDEGLVAGIRGIEWDAVELPSQFMENWCYHRDTLMSIAKHYETGETLPEEIYQKLLAARTFRAGSLSLRQLKFATVDLELHSKYVPGGSESIYDVDRRVSEKTQVIPPLPEDRFLCSFSHIFAGGYAAGYYSYKWAEVLSADAFSAFEDAGLHDDKAVKETGHRFRETILALGGGKDPLTVFVEFRGREPSPEPLLRHNGLLQAAA, encoded by the exons atggGAAGAAAGATCACATCCGTCGCGCCTACCCTTCTTATCGTGGTCATATCAATGGCTACCATCATTTCACTTGCTCGTTCTTTTCGTCGCCCTATATGCTCCACTTCTTCTTTAACCTCCAAACACCTCAATAAATCTCGCATCTGCCCCCTCTGGTCTCCTTCCTTCTTCCGCTGCCTCCCTCCTCCTCATCGCACCACTCTCCTCCGCCACCGCCACTCTCCGCCTCTCACCGCCGTCAACCCCCTACGCGCTTCACTTTCCTCCGCCACCATACCGTCCACAATGTCAACGGTCTCCGATGATAATCCTCTCTTGAAGAACTTCGACTTTCCTCCGTTCGATTCGATCGATGCCAGTCACGTGCGCCCAGGCATGCGTGCCTTGTTGAAGAAGCTT GATAGTGATTTGGTGGAATTGGAGAAAACTGTGGAGCCTTCGTGGCCGAAACTGGTCGAGCCGTTGGAGAAGATGATGGATCGGTTGACTGTTGTTTGGGGAGCTGTTAATCATCTCAAGGCGGTTAAGGATACACCTGAACTTCGTTCTGCAATTGAAGAGATTCAG CCAGAAAAAGTGGAATTTGACCTAAAATTGGGCCAGAGTAAACCTTTATATAATGCTTTTAAGGCGATAAGGGAATCAAAGGATTGGGATGGATTAAGTGATGCTCAGAAACGCATTGTTGAAT CATCAATAAAAGAGGCTGTTCTTGGTGGTGTTTCCCTTGAAGATTCTAAGAGAGAAGAATTTAACAAAATTGAACAG GAATTGACAAAACTTTCTCGAAAATTTGATGAGAATGTTTTGGATGCCACTAAGAAGTTTGAAAAACTAATAACAGATAAAAAAGAAATTGAAGGATTGCCGGCTACAGCTCTTGGTTTGGCTGCACAAACTGCCTCGTCTAAG GGTCATGAAAATGCGACGGCTGAAAACGGGCCATGGATGATTACATTGGACGCTCCAAGTTTTATGTCAGTCATGCAACATGCTAAGAATCGGACTTTAAGGGAGGAAATCTACCGTGCTTATGTAACCCGTGCTTCTAGTGGAGAATTAGATAATACTCCAGTTATTGAACAAATTCTAAAACTTAGATTGGAGAAAGCTAAGCTTCTTGGGTACAATAACTATGCAGAG GTAAGCATGGCAACCAAAATGGCTACTGTCAGTAAAGCTGAAGAATTGCTAGAGAAGCTCAGGAGTGCTTCATGGAATGCTGCAGTTCAAG ATATGGAAGATCTCAGGCAGTTCTCCAAAAGTCAAGGTGCTCCTGAAGCTAATGAGTTGACCCACTGGGATACCACATTTTGGAGTGAGAGGCTACGTGAATCAAAATATGAGATAAACGAG GAAGAACTGAGACCGTACTTTTCATTACCTAAAGTCATGGATGGTCTTTTCAGTCTAGTGAAGATGCTATTTGGCATTGATGTTGAACCCGCTGACGGTTTAGCACCA GTTTGGAATGCTGATGTCAGATTTTACCGAATCAAGGATTCATCAGGCAAACctatttcatttttttactttgACCCGTATTCTCGCCCAGCTGAAAAAAGGGGCGGTGCATGGATGGATGAGGTTGTTGCAAGAAGTCGAGTACTATCAGATGACAAAACCTCTGTTAGGTTACCCATTGCCCATATGGTCTGCAATCAAATGCCACCTGTTGGAGATAAGCCAAGCCTTATGACATTTCGCGAG GTGGAGACTGTGTTTCACGAGTTTGGTCATGCACTTCAGCACATGCTAACAAAGCAAGatgagggtcttgttgctggtaTACGTGGTATAGAATGGGATGCTGTTGAATTACCTTCTCAGTTTATGGAGAATTGGTGCTACCACAG GGATACACTGATGAGTATTGCAAAACATTATGAAACTGGAGAGACTCTCCCAGAAGAGATATATCAGAAGCTTCTTGCTGCTAGGACTTTCCGTGCTGGCAGTCTTAGCCTTCGTCAG CTAAAATTTGCTACTGTTGACCTGGAGCTGCATAGCAAGTATGTTCCTGGTGGGTCTGAATCAATTTATGATGTCGATCGAAGGGTCAGTGAAAAAACTCAAGTAATCCCTCCACTTCCAGAAGACAGATTCCTGTGCAGTTTTAGCCATATTTTTGCAG GCGGGTACGCTGCTGGATATTACAGTTATAAG TGGGCGGAAGTTTTGTCTGCTGATGCTTTCTCGGCTTTTGAGGATGCTGGATTACATGATGACAAG GCGGTCAAAGAGACAGGGCACAGGTTCCGTGAAACTATTCTTGCACTAGGTGGTGGAAAAGACCCGCTAACG GTTTTTGTTGAATTCCGTGGGCGAGAACCCTCACCTGAGCCACTGCTCAGGCACAATGGTCTGTTACAAGCTGCAGCATGA